The sequence below is a genomic window from Candidatus Hydrogenedentota bacterium.
GCGATTCTCCACGGCTACAATTTCGCCGAGCAATGGACCCGCGCGTGGGAGCTGGATCCGCCGATAGTGATGGTTACGGGCTGGAACGAATGGATCGCGGGGAGTTTCGAGCGCGAGGGGCTTCCTGTGGCCTTCGTGGATCAGTTCGACGCGGCCAATAGCCGTGACATTGAAATGATGAAGGGCGGACACGGGGACAACTACTACTATCAACTCGTGGACGGCATCCGCCGATACAAAGGCGCGCCGGCGCTGCCCGAAGCCAGCGCGCCGGTGACGATTCCGATCACCGAAGACTTCGCGCCTTGGAACGGCGTCGAGCCCCTCTATACCGATGCCCCCGACGATACCATTGCACGGGATTACCCGGGCGTTAACAAACTGCATTACACCAATACGACGGGACGCAACGAACTGCTGAACTTCAAGGTGGCGCGGGATATGGATAACCTGTACTTCTACGCAGCGACCGGGAAGGACCTCTCCCCCACCGAAGGGCCGAACTGGATGCACCTGTTGATTGACGCGGACCAGAACCCCGCCACGGGTTGGCTGGGCTATGATTTTCTGGTGAGTGGCAATACGCTGCACCGCCACCAGTCTCCGGCGGAGGGAGCGGAATCTGCCTTCACCTGGAGGAAAGTGCAGGACATCACAAAGCATGTGGACAAGCGCGAGTTGCACCTGGCCATTCCCCGAGCGGCCCTCGGGCTGATGGCGGGCGATTCGCCGGTGCGGTTCGATTTCAAATGGGCCGACAACCTGCAGAATCCAAACGACCCCATGGATTTTTATGTCAGTGGCGATGTGGCCCCGGACGGACGTTTCAACTATCGGTATAGTGCGAATTAGACTGTAGCGACGTCTCGGACGGATCAGTCGGAGCGGACCGATCTGATCTCATGGGACTTACGAGACCCGTAAGACCCATAAGACCCATAAGACCCTAAAATTATGAACCCTCTCCCCCACATTTACATCGACGCCGACGGCTCGCCCGTTAAAGACGAGGTCTACAAGGTCGCCCAGCGCTATGGGCTTCAGGTGACCCTCGTTGCGAACAAATGGATGCACACACCCGCCCACCCGTGGCTCCATCTTGAAGTCGTGGGCGACGGCTTTGACGAGGCGGACGACTGGATCGTGGAACACTGCGGTCCGGAAGACATTGTCATCGCGATTGATATCCCTCTCGCGGATCGCTGCCTGAAGAAGGGCGCGCGGGTACTGGGGCATAAGGGCAAGCCTTTCACAGTCGAATCCATCGGCGGCGCGCTGGTCGGCCGCGAGATTTCCTCCAACCTGCGCGATGCCGGTATCATGACGGGCGGTCCCGCACCTTTTGGACCGCAGGATCGCTCGCGCTTTCTCCAGGCCCTGGACAAAGAAGTGAACGCCGCCATTCGAAAACTGAAAGGTACTCCGAGATGATGTTGATTCGCGCCGCCGCCCTCTGTCTGACCATCCTGTCTGCCGTGATCGCCTCTGCGGAACCGGTTTACGACATCGTAATTTACGGGGGCACCTCCGGGGGCGTCGCGGCGGCGGTCCAGGCGTCGCGCATGGGCAAAACGGCGATCATCATCGAACCGGGCCAGCACCTGGGCGGTTTGAGTTCTGGCGGGCTGGGCGCGACGGACATCGGCAACAAAGCGGCGATCGGGGGCATTTCCCGTGAGTTCTACAAGCGTCTGGGCAAGCACTATGGAAACGAGGAGAACTGGACCTTTGAGCCCCACGTGGCGGAGGCGACTTTCGAGGCGATGATCGCCGAGGCGAAGGTGCCCGTAGTACGGGGCGAACGACTGGACCTGAAAAATGGCGTCAAGAAAAGGAAAGGCGCAATCAAGTCCATACGCATGGAAAGCGGCAAGACGTACCGGGGCAAGGTCTTCATCGATGCGACCTACGAAGGCGATTTGATGGCGAAGGCGGGCGTGCCTTATCACGTGGGCCGGGAGTCCAATGCGACCTACGGCGAGACCTTGAACGGCGTGCAGACGAAGCAGGCCATTTATCATCAGTTTGAAGTGCCTATCGACCCGTACATCGTTCCCGGCGATCCTTCCAGCGGACTCCTCCCCCATATTCAGGCCGAGGGCCCCGGCGAGGAAGGCAGCGGCGATCACCGGGTGCAGGCCTACTGCTTCCGCATGTGCCTTACGAACAACCCCGAGAACCGCATGCCCTTCCCGAAGCCCGCGAACTATCGTGGGGATGATTACGAGCTGCTGCTGCGCTATCTGAACGCCGGCCACTGGACCGTGATGAAATTGTCCAAGGATATGCCCAACGCGAAGACGGACACGAATAACAAGGGCGCTTTTGCGACGGATTTCATTGGCGGAAACTACGACTACCCCGACGGCGACTATGCCACGCGGGACCGTATCATCCAGGCGCACAAGGATTACCAGCAGGGCCTGATGTGGTTCCTCGCCAATGATCCGCGGGTGCCGAAGGCGGTTCACGATGAAATGCAGCAGTGGGGATTGCCAAAAGATGAGTTTACGGACAACGGCGGATGGCCCCATCAACTCTATATCCGCGAAGCGCGCCGGATGATCTCGGACTATGTTATGACCGAACACAACTGCACCGGGGTGCGCACGGTGGACGACGCGGTAAGCCTGGCCGCCTACACCATGGACTCGCACCACATGCAACGCTATGTGAAAGACGGGCGCGTAGTCAACGAAGGAGACGTGGAAGTGGGCGGATTTGAGCCCTATCCAATTTCGTATCGTTCGATTGTGCCGCGCAAAAAGGACTGCGCCAATTTGCTTGTCCCCGTGTGCCTCGCTGCCTCGCACATCGCCTACGGTTCGATCCGCATGGAGCCCGTGTTCATGATCCTGGGCCAGTCCGCTACGACGGCGGCCGCCATGGCGATCGACGATGGCGTCGCACTTCAGGAAGTCGACGTGCACCGGCTTCAGGAGCGCATGCGGGCCGATGGGCAGGTGCTTGCGTGGAAAGGCGTGGCGGCTCCCTGAACCACGAGGGTGAGCGGGAAACCAGGGTGGTGTGTTGATTGACTCTGGGGGCGTGTCGGCGTATGCTTTCGGGGACGCAACCAGCAATAATAGGAGAGAGCATTATGAGCAGTATGCGCATTTGTAGATTATTCCTTGCGGCCCCCGTGCTTGTCATGACCTTGATGGCGCCCCTGGTCCGCGCCGACGGCCCCTACACGGACAGCGTAAGCGACAGCGCGCTGAACAGTTCCGATCCGCGATATCGCCGGGCGACCATCCACCCCACGCTGATTCATCTGGAGCCTGGCGCGCAACAAAAGTTCAAGGTGGTCATGAAGACCACGCGGCTTATGGCGGCGGAACCGGCCGAGGGCGTGACGTGGTCAGTAAATGACATTCCGGGTGGCGATGCCACGGTGGGCACCATCGATGCGGAAGGACTTTACACCGCGCCGGCGACGATGCCTTCGCCCCGCGAGATTAACGTTGTGGCCCATTCCCCCAACTCGGCCAACGACTATCTGTTCTCGACAGTGATCATTGGCGCGGCCCCCATCGAGTATAAGTCGATTCACATCTGGTCGGAGAAGCATGGCGAAGCGGGCAGCCACCTGGTCCAGCCCCACGGTATCGGCATGGACAAGGACGGCAACGTGCTTATCGCCGATCAGAAGGCCAACCAGGTCCATCGCTATTCCCGCGAAGGCCAGCACCTGGGCTTTGTGAACCAGGGCTCGGGGCGCGAGCCCGGCCAGGTCAGCGAACCGCGTGAAGTGCAGAGCGATGTGGAAGGACGCATCTTCGTAACCGACAGCAAGGGCGATCGGCCGCGAATCCAGGTCTTCACCCACGAGGGGAAGTTTCTCCAGATCTTCGGCGAAAAGGGCCGCCTTCCCGGGATGCTCCTTCGCGCCCACGGCATGGGCTTTGATCGGGCGCGCAATCTCTTCGTGGTGGACGTGGACAATATGCGGGTCAACGTCTATGACCAGTTCGGCAAGTCGCTGCGCGACTGGGGCAAAGAGGGGATCCTTCCCGGAGAATTCAACGCGCCTCACGGTCTCTTTGTGGATCGCAGCGGCGACGTGTTCGTTACGGGCTACTATGGTCCCACCCAGAAGTTTAATGGCTACGGCGATTTTGTAACGGAGTTTGCCCACGGTGATCCGCCGGACGGCGCGGTTTACTTCCACAGCGTCGCGGGCGACCAGTGGGGCAACGCTTACCTGTCGGTGCGCAACAAGGGCGGGTATGACGGTTCGATTCAGGCGGCGGGCGGGCATTACTACAGTATCAAGAAGTACAACAACAACGGCGACTTCATCTGCGGCTGGGCCTACTCCACGCCGGAGCACTCCGAGGCGGAGGTTGTAGTGGATAAAGAAGGCAAAGTCTTCGCCCTGTTTAATGGCAGCGGCATCTCGGGCGTGGAGACCTTTGCGCAGAAGTAATGAGAACCGAACGATACCTACGGGGACGTCAGTGACGACAGGGAAAGCAGCCAGCGGTATAATCACCGTGATATACTGTTGCCCCTGGCGTTTCTGCCGTCCCTGTACTTTGTCATGCGTCTCCAATCACGGCGCGAAAAGAATATCGGATCACGATCAAGGCCAAACCGACGTTGGAGGAATCCCTGATGCGAGTCGTAACTGCCGTCCTCTTCCTCGTCCCCATTGTTGCGTTGGCCGCCGCAGGCGCGGAATCCAATTCTGCCGACTTCAAAGACAAGGTCGCAGTCGCGCAGATGCGCGGTGTTCCAGTGAAGTGGGATATCGACGCCAATCTGGCTACGTTTGTAACTCAGGCCACTGCGGCGGGCGCGGAGCGTCCCGATATATTCATTACGCCCGAGTGCTGGCTGGACGGCTATGCCGCGCCGGACAAGATTTCAACGCGTGAGAAGTTGATGAGCGTGGCCCAGCCCCTTCAGGGCAGTCCCTATCTCGACAAGGTGGCGGAACTGGCGAAACAGTACCAGATGTGGATTTGCTTCGGCTTCAGTTCGCTCGAAGACGGCAAGCTCTTCAACACCTCGGGGCTCTGGAACCGGGATGGCGCGCTGGTGGGCGTTTATCACAAGACCCACATCCAGACCCACGACGTGCAGTACGACCTCGGCATGGGGCTGCCCGTGTGGGACAGCGAGTGGGGCAAACTCGGCATGATGATCTGTGCGGACCGCCGCTGGCCTGAGACGGTGCGTACCCTGCGGATCCAGGGGGCGCGACTGATATTGAATCCGACCTATGGCATGCACGGCGAAATGAACCTGAAAGTCATGCAGGTGCGGGCCTGGGAGAACCAGTGCTTCATCGCCTTCACCCATCCGCAACAAAGCCTCCTGATCAACCCGAAAGGCGAGACCGTACTGCAGGTGGACAGCGAAGAGCCCGGCTACAGCATTACCACCATCGATCTTTCTGAGGCAAAAGACGACAACCATCTGCGCGATCGCCGCCCGGAACTCTACGGGGAATTAAGTGCGGGCACCTATGCGCCCGGCACCCCGGCACCGTGACTTGAACGCACCCTCCATCTGAATACAGTGGAGTGCAGCCCAAAGTGAGTCTATTCTCTTCCGGAATAGGGGCGGGTTGCCCATTGTTTTGCCTGAAAGCTGCCGCCGGGGCATCGGCCTGCGCGGCACACGTCAACCCATCAAGGAGAATGACCCCATGAAGCATGTTTCCTGTCTGGCGCTCGCGGCCTTAGCACTTGTGCCTCTGACCCTGACCGGCTGTGCCGACCCTTCGGAAAACACACCCGACGCCCAAGTGGCGGAAAGCACCACATCCGCGGCGGCGCCCGCCGCTCCCGCCGAAGGCACGGCGTACAACTTTACTCCGGCCACTAAGATCGAGTTTGAAGGGTCCAAAGTGACGGGCTCTCACAAGGGCGGCTTCACGACGTTCACAGGTTCGGTCACCGTGCCCGGTGAAGACCTCACCAAAGCCTCGATCACCGCGACCATCGACATGAAGTCCACCTTTTCCGACAGCGACGGCCTCACGAAACACCTGCTGAGCGCGGATTTCTTCGAGGTGGACAAGTTCCCCGAAGCGAAGTTCGTCTCGACGGCGATCGCGGCCAACGGGGACAAGTACAACGTCACGGGTGATTTCACGCTCCACGGCGTGACCAAATCCATCACCTTTCCCGCGATGCTGAGCCTGGCGGACGGCAAGGTGACGGCCCATGCGGAGTTCGATATCAACCGCATGGATTTTGGCATCAAATATCCCGGCAAGGTGGATGACGCGATCCGCGAGAACGTGGTGATCCGACTGCACATCGAAGCCGCGGCCTGAGAATCGTCGCGAGAATAGTAAAGATGCCCGGACGGTGTTCGTCCGGGCATGTTTTATGAATCGTCGCCTTGAGAGCGCTATGAAAGAAAATTGAGGAGGCTCGGCTGAATAACTCGGGCGCCGGCGTTGAGGGAGGCCTCCAACGCATTGGACTGGGCATTCAGCTCCACGATGGTCTGGGCGTAGTCGGCGTCGATATTATCGGAGACCACGTCGAGCAACTGCAGGTTGATGTCCTGGAGATTACTGTCTACCTGCTCGATGCGGTTCTGGATGGAACCGACGCGGGCCACAGAGATGAGCAGTTGGTCTTGCGCGCTGCTCAATTCACCGAGTCGTGTCTGAAGCGCCCCTGTGTTTCCCGCTTCGAGATTGTCCCGAATGTCCAGCAGCGTCTGGAAGATGTCGGCGCCACTGACCCCTGCGGCGGTAAAAACTCGGCTACCGGGTTCGTTGGCATCTACTTGGATACCGTCCTGAATCTCCACCTTGAAGGTCTCATCGTTGCCGATGTAGGTCACCGACGTAACGCGCTGGTTGAGATCGCGCGCGGCGGTAAAGGGTTCGGTCTGCGTGACGGTGCCGCCAAAAATGTAGCGGCCATTGTTCTCTTGATTGGCCTCGACCAGACTACCCTCCAGAAGTTGGTTGATTTCTATCGCAAGCTGGTCGAGTTGGAGTTGATCGTTCGTGCCATTGGCGCCCTGCAACGTGAGTTCCCGCGCCCGTTGTACAATATCGACCATCGTTGTCAACGACGTCTCTGTCTCGCGGAGCCCCGGCCCGAGATTGCTGATGTTGGTGATATACTGCTCATTCTTCGTCACCTCCGTCCGCGCACTGATGGCGCGTCGCGTGGCCAGCGTGTCATCACTCGGCCGGTTGACAATCTGGCCCGTGGCGAGCTGCTCCTGCAGGGCAAGAATTCTGCGTTGCTGAAGGTTGAGATTGCTCAGTACGCGGTCAATGAGCAACCGCTGTGTCGTTCGAACTGCACCCATGATCGGGGCTTTATCCTCTCTGGTCTACCATCGCGGGCACGGAGTGCACGCGAACAATTTCACCGCCCGTACCGTCGTAGGCACCGCCCGCACCGGGTTCGCACAGGGCCATGGCGGCCAGGGTCTGGTTCACCACATAGAGCGAGCGGCGCAACACCCGGTTGTTCTCGCGAACCAGGCGGCGCGTGGTTTCCAGGGTGGCGCGCATCAGCACCTGAAATTCCTGCATCCGCTGGCGCCAGGGCTCCGGAACCGCCGCGATGAGGCCACTCAACGTCTGGGCGTCGGCGGGCAGGGCGTAGTGGTCGACGACCGCACGAACGAGGGCCAGCCGCACCTGCTCGGCGGCGATGGCCTGGCGAAGCAACACGTGGAGCGCGGCGGTCTTGGCCTCCAGATACTCGTGATCCTGCGCCCGGGCACCCTGGCCCATGGCGCGGCAGACCGCCAGCACGTTCTGCTGGCGCTCCAGTTCGTCGTCGAAATGTTCGCAGAGATGATCAAGAAGATCTTCTATCGACATGTCCCGGGTATTCATCACGACGCCGCTCCCGTCTGCCCGAGCAGGGCCTTCTTGTATTCTTCGCTGGTGAGCATCCCGTCGCGATTGGCGTCGAGACGTTCAAAGACGCTCCGCTCCATGCCGCTCTCCGAGAGTCGGAGGCTGCCGTCCCCGTCTACATCGCGCTGGTGCATGAAGCGCGCCGTTTCTTCTTCCGCACGGGCCTTTCGGGCTTCCGGACTGGATGAAGCCTCGATCTGGGCCTTCAGAATCTCCGAAAAGGCCTCGTCGGTCACTCTGGGCTGCTTGACGGCCTGAACCAGGTCCGACGCATTCTTGATCAACGCGCTGGCCGCGCCAATACCGCTTAACAGGTTCATGGCAACCTCCAAAATCCTTCCAGACGCTCCGGCCTGGATATCTGTTTTATCGGCAGCATCGCCGAAAGCTTCACTGGTCACTGCCGCCGCCCCCCAGAGGGGCCGGCGCACTTTATTGATTGCTTCGATAACTTTCGTGGGCGCGCGCGAGGGAAATCCCCGCGGGGTGCGTCGGATTAAGCTTCACCCCGCCTCCGACCTGGGGCACCGGCAGGCCCGTCGCCTCGTCGGGCACGGCAATGCCCTTGCGTTCCCGAACCAGGGAAATGCCCCAGGCGTCCAGGGCTCTGTCGGGCTTCGTCAAATCGCCCGCCGACGCGTGCAACTGCTTCGCCATCTGCTCGGCAACGCCAAGTTGCCCGGACGCGGCCATTTCCCCCGCCACGAAGTCATCCATCATTTCTTCGAAGTAGGCCTTCTGCGCACCGCTGTCAAAGAAACCATAGTCGGGGACGGTCTTACGCATCTCCTTGAGCATCTGAAAGAGGAAGAGTTGTTCGTACTGCTTGAGGGCTTCCGCCTCGCGGCCTTTGGCACCGGGCGTCAGCTCCATGGCCTTGAAACCCGACTGACTCTGGGGATTGACGTACAACATCAGCGGATTTCCAGCGCGGCTTCGAGAGCGCCCGCCTTGTGGATGGCATCGAAGATGGCGATCATGTCCCTCGGCGTGAGACGCAACGCGTTGAGGGCCTGGGCCACTTCGGCGGCCGAAGTGCCTTGAACTGGTGCGAGGTAAACTTCCGGTTCCTCGACTTCCACGTCCGCATTCTCCACCACAATCGGCTCCGCATCCGTAAAGGGCAGTGCGGGCACGGGTGTCGCGGTCGTGGCAATCTTTACTGTCAAGCTGCCGTGGGCGACCTGACAGGGCTTGATCATGACATCGCCGCCAACGACGATGGTGCCGGTCCGCTCATTGATGATAACCACGGCGGGCTGCTCAACGTCCACCTTCAGTTTGTTGAGCTCGGCAATGAAGGCGATGAGGTCGCCCTGCTTCTCCAGGGGAATCTTGACCCGCACCGCGCCGCCGGACAGGGCATCGGCCGTGCCCTCGCCGTAGAGTAGATTAATCTGTTCGCGGATCCCGTCCGCCGCTTCAAAGCTGGGGTTCTTCACCAGGAGCGTAAGGCGCTCGCCGTCCGTGATGGATGCGGGCACTTCCGTTTCCACCAGGCCCCCGCCCGGAATGCGCCCGACGGTGCCGTGGTTCTTGCGTACCGAGGTGCCCGAGGAAACGTCCGAGTCAAACCCGCCCACCGAAACCGGGCCGCTGGCCACGGCGTACACCGTGTCGCCGGAAGGTCCGCGCAGATAGGTTTCGAGTAGCTGGCCGCCTTCGATCGTCTTGGCGTCATAGATCGACTGTACGGTTACGTCGATGGTGGTGCCCTCCTTGGAAAAGGGCGGCAGGGTGGCGGTAACCGTGCAGATGGCCACGTTCTTCGAACTCAGCGTGTCCAGATCCTGAATATCGAGACCGAGTCGGTCGAGGACGTTCTTCTGGGCGAGCGTAGCCGCTTCCGCGCTGTCGCCCGTACCGCGCAGGCCCACAACGATGCCGACGCCGCTGAGCGTGTTGTCACGCGCGCCCTGAACGTCGCAAAGGTCGCGAATGGCCATGGCGGCGTGGGTGTTGGCGCCAATGACGAGTGTCAGGAGGGCTGTATAGATTCTCAGTTTCATTCTCTGCATGCTCCCACATCCGCGACAGGTCTTCCCCT
It includes:
- a CDS encoding rod-binding protein; translated protein: MLYVNPQSQSGFKAMELTPGAKGREAEALKQYEQLFLFQMLKEMRKTVPDYGFFDSGAQKAYFEEMMDDFVAGEMAASGQLGVAEQMAKQLHASAGDLTKPDRALDAWGISLVRERKGIAVPDEATGLPVPQVGGGVKLNPTHPAGISLARAHESYRSNQ
- a CDS encoding flagellar basal body P-ring protein FlgI yields the protein MKLRIYTALLTLVIGANTHAAMAIRDLCDVQGARDNTLSGVGIVVGLRGTGDSAEAATLAQKNVLDRLGLDIQDLDTLSSKNVAICTVTATLPPFSKEGTTIDVTVQSIYDAKTIEGGQLLETYLRGPSGDTVYAVASGPVSVGGFDSDVSSGTSVRKNHGTVGRIPGGGLVETEVPASITDGERLTLLVKNPSFEAADGIREQINLLYGEGTADALSGGAVRVKIPLEKQGDLIAFIAELNKLKVDVEQPAVVIINERTGTIVVGGDVMIKPCQVAHGSLTVKIATTATPVPALPFTDAEPIVVENADVEVEEPEVYLAPVQGTSAAEVAQALNALRLTPRDMIAIFDAIHKAGALEAALEIR
- a CDS encoding YaiI/YqxD family protein is translated as MNPLPHIYIDADGSPVKDEVYKVAQRYGLQVTLVANKWMHTPAHPWLHLEVVGDGFDEADDWIVEHCGPEDIVIAIDIPLADRCLKKGARVLGHKGKPFTVESIGGALVGREISSNLRDAGIMTGGPAPFGPQDRSRFLQALDKEVNAAIRKLKGTPR
- the flgL gene encoding flagellar hook-associated protein FlgL, whose amino-acid sequence is MGAVRTTQRLLIDRVLSNLNLQQRRILALQEQLATGQIVNRPSDDTLATRRAISARTEVTKNEQYITNISNLGPGLRETETSLTTMVDIVQRARELTLQGANGTNDQLQLDQLAIEINQLLEGSLVEANQENNGRYIFGGTVTQTEPFTAARDLNQRVTSVTYIGNDETFKVEIQDGIQVDANEPGSRVFTAAGVSGADIFQTLLDIRDNLEAGNTGALQTRLGELSSAQDQLLISVARVGSIQNRIEQVDSNLQDINLQLLDVVSDNIDADYAQTIVELNAQSNALEASLNAGARVIQPSLLNFLS
- the flgN gene encoding flagellar export chaperone FlgN produces the protein MMNTRDMSIEDLLDHLCEHFDDELERQQNVLAVCRAMGQGARAQDHEYLEAKTAALHVLLRQAIAAEQVRLALVRAVVDHYALPADAQTLSGLIAAVPEPWRQRMQEFQVLMRATLETTRRLVRENNRVLRRSLYVVNQTLAAMALCEPGAGGAYDGTGGEIVRVHSVPAMVDQRG
- a CDS encoding carbon-nitrogen hydrolase family protein produces the protein MRVVTAVLFLVPIVALAAAGAESNSADFKDKVAVAQMRGVPVKWDIDANLATFVTQATAAGAERPDIFITPECWLDGYAAPDKISTREKLMSVAQPLQGSPYLDKVAELAKQYQMWICFGFSSLEDGKLFNTSGLWNRDGALVGVYHKTHIQTHDVQYDLGMGLPVWDSEWGKLGMMICADRRWPETVRTLRIQGARLILNPTYGMHGEMNLKVMQVRAWENQCFIAFTHPQQSLLINPKGETVLQVDSEEPGYSITTIDLSEAKDDNHLRDRRPELYGELSAGTYAPGTPAP
- a CDS encoding NHL repeat-containing protein, producing MSSMRICRLFLAAPVLVMTLMAPLVRADGPYTDSVSDSALNSSDPRYRRATIHPTLIHLEPGAQQKFKVVMKTTRLMAAEPAEGVTWSVNDIPGGDATVGTIDAEGLYTAPATMPSPREINVVAHSPNSANDYLFSTVIIGAAPIEYKSIHIWSEKHGEAGSHLVQPHGIGMDKDGNVLIADQKANQVHRYSREGQHLGFVNQGSGREPGQVSEPREVQSDVEGRIFVTDSKGDRPRIQVFTHEGKFLQIFGEKGRLPGMLLRAHGMGFDRARNLFVVDVDNMRVNVYDQFGKSLRDWGKEGILPGEFNAPHGLFVDRSGDVFVTGYYGPTQKFNGYGDFVTEFAHGDPPDGAVYFHSVAGDQWGNAYLSVRNKGGYDGSIQAAGGHYYSIKKYNNNGDFICGWAYSTPEHSEAEVVVDKEGKVFALFNGSGISGVETFAQK
- a CDS encoding YceI family protein, producing MKHVSCLALAALALVPLTLTGCADPSENTPDAQVAESTTSAAAPAAPAEGTAYNFTPATKIEFEGSKVTGSHKGGFTTFTGSVTVPGEDLTKASITATIDMKSTFSDSDGLTKHLLSADFFEVDKFPEAKFVSTAIAANGDKYNVTGDFTLHGVTKSITFPAMLSLADGKVTAHAEFDINRMDFGIKYPGKVDDAIRENVVIRLHIEAAA
- a CDS encoding FAD-dependent oxidoreductase is translated as MMLIRAAALCLTILSAVIASAEPVYDIVIYGGTSGGVAAAVQASRMGKTAIIIEPGQHLGGLSSGGLGATDIGNKAAIGGISREFYKRLGKHYGNEENWTFEPHVAEATFEAMIAEAKVPVVRGERLDLKNGVKKRKGAIKSIRMESGKTYRGKVFIDATYEGDLMAKAGVPYHVGRESNATYGETLNGVQTKQAIYHQFEVPIDPYIVPGDPSSGLLPHIQAEGPGEEGSGDHRVQAYCFRMCLTNNPENRMPFPKPANYRGDDYELLLRYLNAGHWTVMKLSKDMPNAKTDTNNKGAFATDFIGGNYDYPDGDYATRDRIIQAHKDYQQGLMWFLANDPRVPKAVHDEMQQWGLPKDEFTDNGGWPHQLYIREARRMISDYVMTEHNCTGVRTVDDAVSLAAYTMDSHHMQRYVKDGRVVNEGDVEVGGFEPYPISYRSIVPRKKDCANLLVPVCLAASHIAYGSIRMEPVFMILGQSATTAAAMAIDDGVALQEVDVHRLQERMRADGQVLAWKGVAAP